A genomic stretch from Pectobacterium carotovorum includes:
- a CDS encoding ATP-binding protein — MSAYSETIKKLENQIADLRHAEALGEGRLTGPNEIYQQVTMENGHCPTHGGYTGYRASVEIRGRALDKLSDCPACVRAEIDNAERDYSRAVTSSLLEAVRIPPRFEHCEFSNFHPVTPKAEEVASIVSAYAKSWPSMLEAGTGLVLCGKPGTGKNHLAIALAKTLIRQHRANVLLTSVMRMIRAFKRAWSRSGDFTEDELIGMYTGCDLLIIDEVGVQYGTNAEQVVLFDIINTRYENMMPTVLISNLTPAQISEAIGERLTDRMSESDGAVLVFDWNSYRTQKGVVTE, encoded by the coding sequence ATGAGCGCGTATAGCGAAACCATCAAAAAACTCGAAAACCAGATCGCTGATCTGCGCCACGCTGAAGCGTTGGGGGAAGGGCGACTAACTGGCCCTAATGAGATTTACCAGCAGGTTACCATGGAGAACGGGCACTGCCCGACGCACGGCGGCTATACCGGCTATCGTGCCTCTGTTGAGATTCGCGGTCGCGCACTTGATAAATTATCGGATTGCCCCGCCTGCGTGCGTGCTGAAATCGACAATGCCGAACGTGATTACTCCCGTGCTGTTACATCCTCGTTGCTGGAGGCTGTACGCATCCCGCCGCGGTTCGAACATTGCGAATTCTCCAATTTCCACCCTGTTACGCCTAAGGCGGAAGAAGTGGCCAGCATCGTGAGCGCTTATGCCAAGTCATGGCCGAGCATGTTAGAGGCTGGAACCGGGTTAGTTCTTTGCGGGAAGCCAGGAACAGGGAAAAACCATCTGGCGATCGCACTGGCAAAGACGCTTATCCGCCAGCATCGCGCCAATGTGTTACTCACGTCCGTCATGCGGATGATCCGCGCTTTCAAACGCGCATGGTCGCGCAGCGGCGACTTTACCGAGGACGAGCTGATCGGGATGTATACCGGCTGTGACCTGCTGATTATCGATGAGGTGGGCGTGCAGTACGGCACCAATGCTGAACAGGTGGTGCTGTTCGACATCATCAACACGCGATATGAAAACATGATGCCGACTGTGCTGATCAGCAACCTGACGCCGGCGCAAATCTCAGAGGCCATCGGCGAACGTCTGACCGATCGCATGAGCGAGAGTGACGGCGCCGTACTGGTGTTTGATTGGAACAGCTACAGAACACAGAAAGGCGTGGTGACTGAATGA
- a CDS encoding replication protein: MTTSTPTGSVMAIGRINFTGNVIPANWWRHVTLPSGKPDSTAIVLLSDIVYWYRPAEVRDEQTGAVTGYRKRFHGDKLQRSYQAFADQFGFSKRETTDALKRLRDAGLITLDLRTIQTQTGMMLSNVLFVEPIAERVNEITTHAEAEQVSRETVTPITLKRNTLLHPDVTPPTPKSETYTEITTEITHTETSTNKPIGTSADAAMPSRSAKQEYSPEFETAWQAYPKRAGGNPKHSAYKAWNARLKEGVTPETMLDGVKRYAAFVTATGKSGSEYVKQAATFFGPDKHFNESWQAPPASGGVRAVSQHTGFSSRDYGATDIPVWAKGAKP; the protein is encoded by the coding sequence ATGACAACTTCCACCCCAACCGGATCCGTAATGGCTATCGGCCGCATAAATTTTACCGGAAATGTCATCCCGGCTAACTGGTGGCGCCATGTCACGTTGCCCAGTGGTAAGCCAGATAGTACGGCGATTGTTTTGCTGTCCGATATTGTTTACTGGTATCGCCCTGCGGAGGTTAGAGACGAGCAGACTGGAGCTGTTACCGGATATCGCAAGCGTTTTCATGGTGACAAATTACAGCGCAGCTATCAGGCGTTTGCAGACCAGTTCGGCTTTTCAAAGCGTGAGACGACGGACGCGCTAAAACGCCTACGTGATGCAGGGTTAATTACTTTGGATCTGCGTACCATTCAGACGCAAACAGGGATGATGCTGAGTAACGTTCTTTTCGTGGAGCCGATAGCTGAACGAGTGAACGAAATAACCACCCATGCAGAAGCGGAACAGGTATCACGCGAAACTGTAACCCCTATTACGTTGAAACGGAACACCCTCTTACATCCTGATGTAACCCCTCCTACGCCGAAAAGTGAGACGTATACAGAGATTACTACAGAGATTACACATACAGAGACTTCTACAAATAAACCTATTGGCACATCGGCTGACGCCGCTATGCCGTCACGCTCTGCCAAGCAGGAATATTCACCAGAGTTTGAAACTGCGTGGCAAGCCTACCCTAAGCGCGCTGGCGGCAATCCAAAGCATTCAGCGTACAAGGCGTGGAATGCCCGGCTCAAGGAAGGGGTAACCCCCGAAACCATGCTGGATGGCGTGAAGCGTTACGCGGCATTCGTGACCGCTACCGGAAAATCTGGATCGGAATACGTCAAGCAGGCTGCCACGTTCTTCGGCCCCGATAAACACTTCAACGAATCGTGGCAGGCACCACCAGCATCAGGCGGTGTGCGTGCTGTAAGCCAACACACCGGATTTTCATCCCGCGATTACGGAGCAACGGATATTCCTGTCTGGGCTAAGGGGGCGAAACCATGA
- a CDS encoding Bro-N domain-containing protein — MSNDIRTFDFNSSAGEILASVRTVLINQTPWFFAMDVCTALELTNASMALQAVDEEDKAEYKHYLGSGRKPLLVNESGLYSLILKSRKKKAKHFKRWVTSEVIPTIRRTGSYSLSPVSEIPNFSDPAAAARAWADQYEATNKAIGYAHRQAQYIEHLENLFKPGITPVKFCKQLNGVNVQRVSAFLEEHNWLYDERPESSRPAWRVKAYARDQYLTERHNQIEPGDFDSFDAYTPILLRKGAIWLYPQYLKGGLPMKKTWNGEFTHDKELAGAA, encoded by the coding sequence ATGAGTAACGATATCAGAACATTCGATTTTAATTCAAGCGCTGGTGAAATTTTAGCTTCAGTGCGCACCGTATTGATTAATCAGACACCATGGTTTTTCGCTATGGACGTGTGCACCGCGCTGGAGCTAACTAACGCATCAATGGCTTTACAGGCTGTTGATGAAGAGGATAAGGCTGAATATAAACATTACTTAGGTTCAGGTCGAAAGCCTCTGCTGGTTAATGAATCTGGCCTCTACTCACTAATCCTTAAAAGCCGGAAAAAGAAAGCTAAGCACTTTAAGCGCTGGGTTACGTCTGAGGTGATTCCGACAATTCGCCGTACCGGTTCTTACAGCCTTTCACCCGTCAGTGAAATTCCAAACTTTAGCGATCCAGCAGCTGCCGCGCGTGCGTGGGCTGATCAGTATGAAGCCACGAATAAGGCGATTGGTTATGCCCATCGTCAAGCTCAGTACATTGAGCATCTGGAAAACCTGTTTAAGCCAGGCATTACGCCAGTGAAATTCTGCAAACAACTGAATGGCGTCAACGTTCAGCGGGTTAGTGCGTTTCTGGAAGAGCATAACTGGTTGTATGACGAGCGCCCTGAATCCAGTCGCCCAGCATGGCGAGTTAAGGCTTACGCGCGTGATCAGTACCTTACTGAACGACACAACCAAATAGAGCCAGGCGATTTCGATAGTTTCGATGCCTACACGCCAATTTTATTACGGAAGGGGGCTATCTGGCTTTATCCACAATACCTAAAAGGCGGCCTGCCCATGAAGAAAACTTGGAACGGCGAGTTCACTCACGACAAAGAATTAGCAGGTGCCGCATGA
- a CDS encoding transcriptional regulator — MSANHNQYIKKAIDAVGGQAALARACSVSQPAVFRWLNGGRVKADYVMRIVRATNGLVQAHEIRPDLPDVFPHTK, encoded by the coding sequence ATGAGCGCTAATCACAACCAGTATATCAAGAAAGCGATAGATGCCGTTGGGGGGCAAGCTGCGTTAGCTAGAGCTTGCAGCGTTTCCCAGCCAGCTGTGTTCCGGTGGCTAAATGGTGGCAGGGTAAAGGCTGATTATGTCATGCGCATTGTAAGAGCTACAAATGGGTTGGTTCAGGCGCATGAAATTCGTCCCGATCTTCCTGATGTATTTCCACACACCAAGTAA
- a CDS encoding XRE family transcriptional regulator: MKTFTERLNFAMENAGVSQAALASAIGVSQPSIWKLVTGKTQTSRNVIEIAKVLGVRPEWLASGDGVMKSDNVNPHYSESTIPPESEWIGVDAWDKNSPLPNDEVEVPFLKDIELAAGDGSLTEDDYNGYRLRFSKSTLRRVGANTDGSGVLCFPARGNSMEPIIPDGTTVAIDIHNKKIIDGNVYAINQDGWKRIKILYRVGPDRLSIRSYNTAEYPPEEVDMRSVEVIGRMFWTSTIW; the protein is encoded by the coding sequence ATGAAAACATTCACAGAAAGATTGAATTTTGCCATGGAGAACGCTGGGGTAAGTCAAGCCGCCCTGGCTAGCGCTATTGGGGTTTCTCAACCATCAATTTGGAAGTTGGTTACAGGTAAAACACAAACCAGTAGAAACGTTATCGAGATAGCGAAAGTCTTAGGTGTTCGCCCAGAATGGCTGGCGTCCGGTGACGGAGTAATGAAATCGGATAACGTAAATCCTCATTATTCAGAGTCAACGATCCCGCCTGAATCCGAATGGATTGGCGTTGATGCGTGGGATAAAAACAGCCCTTTACCCAATGATGAGGTTGAGGTTCCGTTCCTGAAGGACATCGAGCTAGCTGCAGGGGATGGGAGCCTAACGGAAGATGATTACAACGGGTATAGATTAAGGTTCTCCAAATCCACACTGCGTCGTGTAGGTGCAAACACGGATGGTTCTGGTGTGCTGTGCTTTCCAGCTAGAGGAAACAGCATGGAGCCTATAATACCGGATGGAACCACTGTAGCTATTGATATACATAATAAAAAAATTATTGACGGAAATGTATACGCTATTAATCAGGATGGATGGAAGCGTATAAAAATACTGTACCGTGTAGGCCCTGATCGCCTCAGCATCAGAAGCTATAACACAGCTGAGTATCCACCAGAAGAGGTGGATATGCGGAGCGTTGAAGTAATTGGTCGAATGTTCTGGACATCAACAATTTGGTAA
- a CDS encoding DUF5406 family protein, which produces MNNKSAVMNYDPNLVLCGRMAKQMVRLTFGQWEYRGLFDVAVMGNISGLDVIRVAVENLYESLPCGVIPFDDIKYAIIELGELTSYDEDLREEEWLFDMLIGAEIISIEPGEPL; this is translated from the coding sequence ATGAACAATAAATCAGCGGTCATGAATTACGATCCTAATTTAGTCCTTTGTGGGCGCATGGCAAAACAGATGGTGCGCCTAACTTTCGGGCAATGGGAGTACCGCGGCTTATTCGATGTGGCTGTGATGGGAAATATATCCGGTTTGGATGTAATTCGCGTTGCCGTAGAAAACCTGTATGAGTCTCTTCCGTGCGGGGTTATTCCGTTTGATGACATCAAGTACGCAATTATCGAGTTGGGCGAACTGACCTCGTACGACGAAGATTTACGCGAAGAAGAATGGTTGTTCGACATGCTCATAGGTGCAGAAATTATCAGTATTGAGCCAGGGGAACCACTGTGA